From a single Drosophila sulfurigaster albostrigata strain 15112-1811.04 chromosome 3, ASM2355843v2, whole genome shotgun sequence genomic region:
- the LOC133842966 gene encoding resistance to inhibitors of cholinesterase protein 3 isoform X3, producing MSSTSTQQKPGAGSKLKSRPGNEESMSPRKMGIIAIVTVVGCIAILWPKVFHPMMFGGTPPKPIYKDPQQRAGPGGCCDVVLDREEFMNASKPAAEPFGPHLYRKQVNLYTGEISLRQERPAHLHPESIYQAMRERGRAIPATPTVPIVERKTSPSNPPPRIVDGRPGPIPGMRPPMGAGALHQPQQRGGSSMGFLMPLYTIGIVVFFGYTIMKIVFKKQVPNAPYGPAPSDPSFRQEVFGQQNHSQVEDLGGTKLGWREHQTRSVASNGRRNDKELYNATMSAAELATNLSTTLKAHQQQCHAAHQQSQSHSQAQTSASASAIPAVPKTLAEVEKTLFNKETEQLMEIEKLRKKLEDTEREMAKLIAEMNTDQYEAKQHDNENTNLTNVENQNISNGHTITDQDQEKDKDKAKAQPRKRRDISAEREVTSNKLEENLPEPQSIYLEGALAHDSQILVADSQTKREEVYDSELNGSEEEPAVILSSKMTLSLINLDANQQNGSENKQEIESPLADDIEIIGHDEH from the exons ATGTCGTCAACATCGACGCAACAAAAGCCAGGGGCGGGATCAAAGCTGAAATCTCGCCCGGGCAACGAGGAGAGCATGTCGCCCAGGAAAATGGGCATAATTGCGATTGTCACTGTGGTTGGCTGCATTGCCATATTGTGGCCAAAGGTGTTCCATCCCATGATGTTTGGCGGCACGCCACCTAAGCCCATCTATAAGGATCCTCAACAGCGTGCCGGACCGGGCG GGTGTTGCGATGTCGTGCTCGACAGGGAGGAGTTTATGAATGCCTCAAAGCCGGCTGCCGAGCCGTTTGGTCCGCATTTGTATCGCAAACAAGTCAATTTGTACACCGGTGAAATAA GCTTGCGTCAGGAGCGTCCGGCCCACCTGCATCCGGAGTCCATCTATCAGGCGATGCGTGAACGTGGACGCGCCATAccggccacgcccactgtGCCCATTGTCGAGCGGAAGACCTCACCGAGCAATCCACCGCCTCGTATCGTTGACGGACGG CCTGGACCCATCCCTGGTATGCGCCCGCCCATGGGAGCAGGTGCATTGCATCAACCTCAGCAGCGAGGCGGCAGCAGCATGGGCTTCCTCATGCCCCTCTACACCATTGGCATTGTGGTGTTCTTCGGCTATACGATTATGAAG ATTGTGTTTAAGAAGCAAGTGCCAAATGCGCCCTATGGCCCCGCTCCCTCAGATCCCAGCTTCCGTCAAGAAGTGTTTGGCCAGCAGAATCACAGCCAAGTGGAGGATTTAGGTGGCACCAAATTGG GTTGGCGCGAGCATCAGACAA GGAGTGTCGCATCAAATGGCAGGCGCAACGACAAGGAGCTCTATAATGCCACCATGTCAGCGGCCGAGTTGGCCACGAATCTCTCCACCACATTGAAGGCACATCAACAGCAATGCCATGCCGCCCAccagcagtcgcagtcgcattcgCAGGCACAGACatcggcgtcggcgtcggcgaTTCCAGCGGTTCCCAAGACATTGGCCGAAGTGGAGAAGACGCTGTTCAATAAGGAAACGGAGCAATTgatggaaattgaaaagttgCGCAAGAAGCTCGAGGACACGGAGCGTGAGATGGCAAAGTTAATTGCCGAAATGAACACCGATCAGTATGAGGCAAAG CAACACGACAACGAAAACACGAATTTGACCAATGTAGAAAACCAAAACATTTCCAATGGGCATACAATCACCGATCAGGATCAGGAAAAGGACAAGGACAAGGCAAAGGCACAGCCAAGGAAGCGTCGTGATATTAGCGCTGAGCGCGAAGTAACG TCCAATAAATTGGAAGAAAATCTACCCGAGCCGCAGTCCATTTACTTGGAAGGCGCTTTGGCCCACGACTCTCAGATTTTGGTGGCCGATTCACAAACAAAACGTGAAGAGGTCTATGACTCTGAGTTGAATGGATCAGAAGAAGAACCGGCT GTCATACTCAGCAGCAAGATGACGTTATCATTGATTAATTTGGatgcaaatcaacaaaatggTAGCGAGAACAAGCAGGAAATTGAAAGTCCCTTGGCTGatgatattgaaataattggACACGACGAACACTAA
- the LOC133842966 gene encoding uncharacterized protein LOC133842966 isoform X5, producing MSSTSTQQKPGAGSKLKSRPGNEESMSPRKMGIIAIVTVVGCIAILWPKVFHPMMFGGTPPKPIYKDPQQRAGPGGCCDVVLDREEFMNASKPAAEPFGPHLYRKQVNLYTGEISLRQERPAHLHPESIYQAMRERGRAIPATPTVPIVERKTSPSNPPPRIVDGRPGPIPGMRPPMGAGALHQPQQRGGSSMGFLMPLYTIGIVVFFGYTIMKIVFKKQVPNAPYGPAPSDPSFRQEVFGQQNHSQVEDLGGTKLGWREHQTIVTAIQGLIDAADEQLNVRDVHNSRIETDTDIETETEKQTDLNKQHDNENTNLTNVENQNISNGHTITDQDQEKDKDKAKAQPRKRRDISAEREVTVLGMELTASCEGGQKWTGRPPTPVYRAYSEHSNKLEENLPEPQSIYLEGALAHDSQILVADSQTKREEVYDSELNGSEEEPAVILSSKMTLSLINLDANQQNGSENKQEIESPLADDIEIIGHDEH from the exons ATGTCGTCAACATCGACGCAACAAAAGCCAGGGGCGGGATCAAAGCTGAAATCTCGCCCGGGCAACGAGGAGAGCATGTCGCCCAGGAAAATGGGCATAATTGCGATTGTCACTGTGGTTGGCTGCATTGCCATATTGTGGCCAAAGGTGTTCCATCCCATGATGTTTGGCGGCACGCCACCTAAGCCCATCTATAAGGATCCTCAACAGCGTGCCGGACCGGGCG GGTGTTGCGATGTCGTGCTCGACAGGGAGGAGTTTATGAATGCCTCAAAGCCGGCTGCCGAGCCGTTTGGTCCGCATTTGTATCGCAAACAAGTCAATTTGTACACCGGTGAAATAA GCTTGCGTCAGGAGCGTCCGGCCCACCTGCATCCGGAGTCCATCTATCAGGCGATGCGTGAACGTGGACGCGCCATAccggccacgcccactgtGCCCATTGTCGAGCGGAAGACCTCACCGAGCAATCCACCGCCTCGTATCGTTGACGGACGG CCTGGACCCATCCCTGGTATGCGCCCGCCCATGGGAGCAGGTGCATTGCATCAACCTCAGCAGCGAGGCGGCAGCAGCATGGGCTTCCTCATGCCCCTCTACACCATTGGCATTGTGGTGTTCTTCGGCTATACGATTATGAAG ATTGTGTTTAAGAAGCAAGTGCCAAATGCGCCCTATGGCCCCGCTCCCTCAGATCCCAGCTTCCGTCAAGAAGTGTTTGGCCAGCAGAATCACAGCCAAGTGGAGGATTTAGGTGGCACCAAATTGG GTTGGCGCGAGCATCAGACAA TTGTAACGGCGATACAAGGTCTTATAGACGCTGCCGATGAGCAATTGAACGTTCGAGACGTGCACAATTCGAGGATTGAAACTGATACTGatattgaaactgaaactgaaaaacaaACTGATTTAAATAAG CAACACGACAACGAAAACACGAATTTGACCAATGTAGAAAACCAAAACATTTCCAATGGGCATACAATCACCGATCAGGATCAGGAAAAGGACAAGGACAAGGCAAAGGCACAGCCAAGGAAGCGTCGTGATATTAGCGCTGAGCGCGAAGTAACG GTTCTAGGCATGGAGTTAACGGCAAGTTGCGAGGGCGGCCAAAAGTGGACTGGACGCCCTCCAACGCCTGTTTATCGAGCATATAGTGAACAT TCCAATAAATTGGAAGAAAATCTACCCGAGCCGCAGTCCATTTACTTGGAAGGCGCTTTGGCCCACGACTCTCAGATTTTGGTGGCCGATTCACAAACAAAACGTGAAGAGGTCTATGACTCTGAGTTGAATGGATCAGAAGAAGAACCGGCT GTCATACTCAGCAGCAAGATGACGTTATCATTGATTAATTTGGatgcaaatcaacaaaatggTAGCGAGAACAAGCAGGAAATTGAAAGTCCCTTGGCTGatgatattgaaataattggACACGACGAACACTAA
- the LOC133842966 gene encoding resistance to inhibitors of cholinesterase protein 3 isoform X9, producing the protein MSSTSTQQKPGAGSKLKSRPGNEESMSPRKMGIIAIVTVVGCIAILWPKVFHPMMFGGTPPKPIYKDPQQRAGPGGLRQERPAHLHPESIYQAMRERGRAIPATPTVPIVERKTSPSNPPPRIVDGRPGPIPGMRPPMGAGALHQPQQRGGSSMGFLMPLYTIGIVVFFGYTIMKIVFKKQVPNAPYGPAPSDPSFRQEVFGQQNHSQVEDLGGTKLVVTAIQGLIDAADEQLNVRDVHNSRIETDTDIETETEKQTDLNKQHDNENTNLTNVENQNISNGHTITDQDQEKDKDKAKAQPRKRRDISAEREVTVLGMELTASCEGGQKWTGRPPTPVYRAYSEHSNKLEENLPEPQSIYLEGALAHDSQILVADSQTKREEVYDSELNGSEEEPAVILSSKMTLSLINLDANQQNGSENKQEIESPLADDIEIIGHDEH; encoded by the exons ATGTCGTCAACATCGACGCAACAAAAGCCAGGGGCGGGATCAAAGCTGAAATCTCGCCCGGGCAACGAGGAGAGCATGTCGCCCAGGAAAATGGGCATAATTGCGATTGTCACTGTGGTTGGCTGCATTGCCATATTGTGGCCAAAGGTGTTCCATCCCATGATGTTTGGCGGCACGCCACCTAAGCCCATCTATAAGGATCCTCAACAGCGTGCCGGACCGGGCG GCTTGCGTCAGGAGCGTCCGGCCCACCTGCATCCGGAGTCCATCTATCAGGCGATGCGTGAACGTGGACGCGCCATAccggccacgcccactgtGCCCATTGTCGAGCGGAAGACCTCACCGAGCAATCCACCGCCTCGTATCGTTGACGGACGG CCTGGACCCATCCCTGGTATGCGCCCGCCCATGGGAGCAGGTGCATTGCATCAACCTCAGCAGCGAGGCGGCAGCAGCATGGGCTTCCTCATGCCCCTCTACACCATTGGCATTGTGGTGTTCTTCGGCTATACGATTATGAAG ATTGTGTTTAAGAAGCAAGTGCCAAATGCGCCCTATGGCCCCGCTCCCTCAGATCCCAGCTTCCGTCAAGAAGTGTTTGGCCAGCAGAATCACAGCCAAGTGGAGGATTTAGGTGGCACCAAATTGG TTGTAACGGCGATACAAGGTCTTATAGACGCTGCCGATGAGCAATTGAACGTTCGAGACGTGCACAATTCGAGGATTGAAACTGATACTGatattgaaactgaaactgaaaaacaaACTGATTTAAATAAG CAACACGACAACGAAAACACGAATTTGACCAATGTAGAAAACCAAAACATTTCCAATGGGCATACAATCACCGATCAGGATCAGGAAAAGGACAAGGACAAGGCAAAGGCACAGCCAAGGAAGCGTCGTGATATTAGCGCTGAGCGCGAAGTAACG GTTCTAGGCATGGAGTTAACGGCAAGTTGCGAGGGCGGCCAAAAGTGGACTGGACGCCCTCCAACGCCTGTTTATCGAGCATATAGTGAACAT TCCAATAAATTGGAAGAAAATCTACCCGAGCCGCAGTCCATTTACTTGGAAGGCGCTTTGGCCCACGACTCTCAGATTTTGGTGGCCGATTCACAAACAAAACGTGAAGAGGTCTATGACTCTGAGTTGAATGGATCAGAAGAAGAACCGGCT GTCATACTCAGCAGCAAGATGACGTTATCATTGATTAATTTGGatgcaaatcaacaaaatggTAGCGAGAACAAGCAGGAAATTGAAAGTCCCTTGGCTGatgatattgaaataattggACACGACGAACACTAA
- the LOC133842966 gene encoding uncharacterized protein LOC133842966 isoform X1, translated as MSSTSTQQKPGAGSKLKSRPGNEESMSPRKMGIIAIVTVVGCIAILWPKVFHPMMFGGTPPKPIYKDPQQRAGPGGCCDVVLDREEFMNASKPAAEPFGPHLYRKQVNLYTGEISLRQERPAHLHPESIYQAMRERGRAIPATPTVPIVERKTSPSNPPPRIVDGRPGPIPGMRPPMGAGALHQPQQRGGSSMGFLMPLYTIGIVVFFGYTIMKIVFKKQVPNAPYGPAPSDPSFRQEVFGQQNHSQVEDLGGTKLGWREHQTRSVASNGRRNDKELYNATMSAAELATNLSTTLKAHQQQCHAAHQQSQSHSQAQTSASASAIPAVPKTLAEVEKTLFNKETEQLMEIEKLRKKLEDTEREMAKLIAEMNTDQYEAKQHDNENTNLTNVENQNISNGHTITDQDQEKDKDKAKAQPRKRRDISAEREVTVLGMELTASCEGGQKWTGRPPTPVYRAYSEHSNKLEENLPEPQSIYLEGALAHDSQILVADSQTKREEVYDSELNGSEEEPAVILSSKMTLSLINLDANQQNGSENKQEIESPLADDIEIIGHDEH; from the exons ATGTCGTCAACATCGACGCAACAAAAGCCAGGGGCGGGATCAAAGCTGAAATCTCGCCCGGGCAACGAGGAGAGCATGTCGCCCAGGAAAATGGGCATAATTGCGATTGTCACTGTGGTTGGCTGCATTGCCATATTGTGGCCAAAGGTGTTCCATCCCATGATGTTTGGCGGCACGCCACCTAAGCCCATCTATAAGGATCCTCAACAGCGTGCCGGACCGGGCG GGTGTTGCGATGTCGTGCTCGACAGGGAGGAGTTTATGAATGCCTCAAAGCCGGCTGCCGAGCCGTTTGGTCCGCATTTGTATCGCAAACAAGTCAATTTGTACACCGGTGAAATAA GCTTGCGTCAGGAGCGTCCGGCCCACCTGCATCCGGAGTCCATCTATCAGGCGATGCGTGAACGTGGACGCGCCATAccggccacgcccactgtGCCCATTGTCGAGCGGAAGACCTCACCGAGCAATCCACCGCCTCGTATCGTTGACGGACGG CCTGGACCCATCCCTGGTATGCGCCCGCCCATGGGAGCAGGTGCATTGCATCAACCTCAGCAGCGAGGCGGCAGCAGCATGGGCTTCCTCATGCCCCTCTACACCATTGGCATTGTGGTGTTCTTCGGCTATACGATTATGAAG ATTGTGTTTAAGAAGCAAGTGCCAAATGCGCCCTATGGCCCCGCTCCCTCAGATCCCAGCTTCCGTCAAGAAGTGTTTGGCCAGCAGAATCACAGCCAAGTGGAGGATTTAGGTGGCACCAAATTGG GTTGGCGCGAGCATCAGACAA GGAGTGTCGCATCAAATGGCAGGCGCAACGACAAGGAGCTCTATAATGCCACCATGTCAGCGGCCGAGTTGGCCACGAATCTCTCCACCACATTGAAGGCACATCAACAGCAATGCCATGCCGCCCAccagcagtcgcagtcgcattcgCAGGCACAGACatcggcgtcggcgtcggcgaTTCCAGCGGTTCCCAAGACATTGGCCGAAGTGGAGAAGACGCTGTTCAATAAGGAAACGGAGCAATTgatggaaattgaaaagttgCGCAAGAAGCTCGAGGACACGGAGCGTGAGATGGCAAAGTTAATTGCCGAAATGAACACCGATCAGTATGAGGCAAAG CAACACGACAACGAAAACACGAATTTGACCAATGTAGAAAACCAAAACATTTCCAATGGGCATACAATCACCGATCAGGATCAGGAAAAGGACAAGGACAAGGCAAAGGCACAGCCAAGGAAGCGTCGTGATATTAGCGCTGAGCGCGAAGTAACG GTTCTAGGCATGGAGTTAACGGCAAGTTGCGAGGGCGGCCAAAAGTGGACTGGACGCCCTCCAACGCCTGTTTATCGAGCATATAGTGAACAT TCCAATAAATTGGAAGAAAATCTACCCGAGCCGCAGTCCATTTACTTGGAAGGCGCTTTGGCCCACGACTCTCAGATTTTGGTGGCCGATTCACAAACAAAACGTGAAGAGGTCTATGACTCTGAGTTGAATGGATCAGAAGAAGAACCGGCT GTCATACTCAGCAGCAAGATGACGTTATCATTGATTAATTTGGatgcaaatcaacaaaatggTAGCGAGAACAAGCAGGAAATTGAAAGTCCCTTGGCTGatgatattgaaataattggACACGACGAACACTAA
- the LOC133842966 gene encoding uncharacterized protein LOC133842966 isoform X13 — MSSTSTQQKPGAGSKLKSRPGNEESMSPRKMGIIAIVTVVGCIAILWPKVFHPMMFGGTPPKPIYKDPQQRAGPGGCCDVVLDREEFMNASKPAAEPFGPHLYRKQVNLYTGEISLRQERPAHLHPESIYQAMRERGRAIPATPTVPIVERKTSPSNPPPRIVDGRPGPIPGMRPPMGAGALHQPQQRGGSSMGFLMPLYTIGIVVFFGYTIMKIVFKKQVPNAPYGPAPSDPSFRQEVFGQQNHSQVEDLGGTKLGWREHQTRSVASNGRRNDKELYNATMSAAELATNLSTTLKAHQQQCHAAHQQSQSHSQAQTSASASAIPAVPKTLAEVEKTLFNKETEQLMEIEKLRKKLEDTEREMAKLIAEMNTDQYEAKL; from the exons ATGTCGTCAACATCGACGCAACAAAAGCCAGGGGCGGGATCAAAGCTGAAATCTCGCCCGGGCAACGAGGAGAGCATGTCGCCCAGGAAAATGGGCATAATTGCGATTGTCACTGTGGTTGGCTGCATTGCCATATTGTGGCCAAAGGTGTTCCATCCCATGATGTTTGGCGGCACGCCACCTAAGCCCATCTATAAGGATCCTCAACAGCGTGCCGGACCGGGCG GGTGTTGCGATGTCGTGCTCGACAGGGAGGAGTTTATGAATGCCTCAAAGCCGGCTGCCGAGCCGTTTGGTCCGCATTTGTATCGCAAACAAGTCAATTTGTACACCGGTGAAATAA GCTTGCGTCAGGAGCGTCCGGCCCACCTGCATCCGGAGTCCATCTATCAGGCGATGCGTGAACGTGGACGCGCCATAccggccacgcccactgtGCCCATTGTCGAGCGGAAGACCTCACCGAGCAATCCACCGCCTCGTATCGTTGACGGACGG CCTGGACCCATCCCTGGTATGCGCCCGCCCATGGGAGCAGGTGCATTGCATCAACCTCAGCAGCGAGGCGGCAGCAGCATGGGCTTCCTCATGCCCCTCTACACCATTGGCATTGTGGTGTTCTTCGGCTATACGATTATGAAG ATTGTGTTTAAGAAGCAAGTGCCAAATGCGCCCTATGGCCCCGCTCCCTCAGATCCCAGCTTCCGTCAAGAAGTGTTTGGCCAGCAGAATCACAGCCAAGTGGAGGATTTAGGTGGCACCAAATTGG GTTGGCGCGAGCATCAGACAA GGAGTGTCGCATCAAATGGCAGGCGCAACGACAAGGAGCTCTATAATGCCACCATGTCAGCGGCCGAGTTGGCCACGAATCTCTCCACCACATTGAAGGCACATCAACAGCAATGCCATGCCGCCCAccagcagtcgcagtcgcattcgCAGGCACAGACatcggcgtcggcgtcggcgaTTCCAGCGGTTCCCAAGACATTGGCCGAAGTGGAGAAGACGCTGTTCAATAAGGAAACGGAGCAATTgatggaaattgaaaagttgCGCAAGAAGCTCGAGGACACGGAGCGTGAGATGGCAAAGTTAATTGCCGAAATGAACACCGATCAGTATGAGGCAAAG TTGTAA
- the LOC133842966 gene encoding uncharacterized protein LOC133842966 isoform X2, giving the protein MSSTSTQQKPGAGSKLKSRPGNEESMSPRKMGIIAIVTVVGCIAILWPKVFHPMMFGGTPPKPIYKDPQQRAGPGGCCDVVLDREEFMNASKPAAEPFGPHLYRKQVNLYTGEISLRQERPAHLHPESIYQAMRERGRAIPATPTVPIVERKTSPSNPPPRIVDGRPGPIPGMRPPMGAGALHQPQQRGGSSMGFLMPLYTIGIVVFFGYTIMKIVFKKQVPNAPYGPAPSDPSFRQEVFGQQNHSQVEDLGGTKLGSVASNGRRNDKELYNATMSAAELATNLSTTLKAHQQQCHAAHQQSQSHSQAQTSASASAIPAVPKTLAEVEKTLFNKETEQLMEIEKLRKKLEDTEREMAKLIAEMNTDQYEAKQHDNENTNLTNVENQNISNGHTITDQDQEKDKDKAKAQPRKRRDISAEREVTVLGMELTASCEGGQKWTGRPPTPVYRAYSEHSNKLEENLPEPQSIYLEGALAHDSQILVADSQTKREEVYDSELNGSEEEPAVILSSKMTLSLINLDANQQNGSENKQEIESPLADDIEIIGHDEH; this is encoded by the exons ATGTCGTCAACATCGACGCAACAAAAGCCAGGGGCGGGATCAAAGCTGAAATCTCGCCCGGGCAACGAGGAGAGCATGTCGCCCAGGAAAATGGGCATAATTGCGATTGTCACTGTGGTTGGCTGCATTGCCATATTGTGGCCAAAGGTGTTCCATCCCATGATGTTTGGCGGCACGCCACCTAAGCCCATCTATAAGGATCCTCAACAGCGTGCCGGACCGGGCG GGTGTTGCGATGTCGTGCTCGACAGGGAGGAGTTTATGAATGCCTCAAAGCCGGCTGCCGAGCCGTTTGGTCCGCATTTGTATCGCAAACAAGTCAATTTGTACACCGGTGAAATAA GCTTGCGTCAGGAGCGTCCGGCCCACCTGCATCCGGAGTCCATCTATCAGGCGATGCGTGAACGTGGACGCGCCATAccggccacgcccactgtGCCCATTGTCGAGCGGAAGACCTCACCGAGCAATCCACCGCCTCGTATCGTTGACGGACGG CCTGGACCCATCCCTGGTATGCGCCCGCCCATGGGAGCAGGTGCATTGCATCAACCTCAGCAGCGAGGCGGCAGCAGCATGGGCTTCCTCATGCCCCTCTACACCATTGGCATTGTGGTGTTCTTCGGCTATACGATTATGAAG ATTGTGTTTAAGAAGCAAGTGCCAAATGCGCCCTATGGCCCCGCTCCCTCAGATCCCAGCTTCCGTCAAGAAGTGTTTGGCCAGCAGAATCACAGCCAAGTGGAGGATTTAGGTGGCACCAAATTGG GGAGTGTCGCATCAAATGGCAGGCGCAACGACAAGGAGCTCTATAATGCCACCATGTCAGCGGCCGAGTTGGCCACGAATCTCTCCACCACATTGAAGGCACATCAACAGCAATGCCATGCCGCCCAccagcagtcgcagtcgcattcgCAGGCACAGACatcggcgtcggcgtcggcgaTTCCAGCGGTTCCCAAGACATTGGCCGAAGTGGAGAAGACGCTGTTCAATAAGGAAACGGAGCAATTgatggaaattgaaaagttgCGCAAGAAGCTCGAGGACACGGAGCGTGAGATGGCAAAGTTAATTGCCGAAATGAACACCGATCAGTATGAGGCAAAG CAACACGACAACGAAAACACGAATTTGACCAATGTAGAAAACCAAAACATTTCCAATGGGCATACAATCACCGATCAGGATCAGGAAAAGGACAAGGACAAGGCAAAGGCACAGCCAAGGAAGCGTCGTGATATTAGCGCTGAGCGCGAAGTAACG GTTCTAGGCATGGAGTTAACGGCAAGTTGCGAGGGCGGCCAAAAGTGGACTGGACGCCCTCCAACGCCTGTTTATCGAGCATATAGTGAACAT TCCAATAAATTGGAAGAAAATCTACCCGAGCCGCAGTCCATTTACTTGGAAGGCGCTTTGGCCCACGACTCTCAGATTTTGGTGGCCGATTCACAAACAAAACGTGAAGAGGTCTATGACTCTGAGTTGAATGGATCAGAAGAAGAACCGGCT GTCATACTCAGCAGCAAGATGACGTTATCATTGATTAATTTGGatgcaaatcaacaaaatggTAGCGAGAACAAGCAGGAAATTGAAAGTCCCTTGGCTGatgatattgaaataattggACACGACGAACACTAA
- the LOC133842966 gene encoding uncharacterized protein LOC133842966 isoform X4, translated as MSSTSTQQKPGAGSKLKSRPGNEESMSPRKMGIIAIVTVVGCIAILWPKVFHPMMFGGTPPKPIYKDPQQRAGPGGLRQERPAHLHPESIYQAMRERGRAIPATPTVPIVERKTSPSNPPPRIVDGRPGPIPGMRPPMGAGALHQPQQRGGSSMGFLMPLYTIGIVVFFGYTIMKIVFKKQVPNAPYGPAPSDPSFRQEVFGQQNHSQVEDLGGTKLGWREHQTRSVASNGRRNDKELYNATMSAAELATNLSTTLKAHQQQCHAAHQQSQSHSQAQTSASASAIPAVPKTLAEVEKTLFNKETEQLMEIEKLRKKLEDTEREMAKLIAEMNTDQYEAKQHDNENTNLTNVENQNISNGHTITDQDQEKDKDKAKAQPRKRRDISAEREVTVLGMELTASCEGGQKWTGRPPTPVYRAYSEHSNKLEENLPEPQSIYLEGALAHDSQILVADSQTKREEVYDSELNGSEEEPAVILSSKMTLSLINLDANQQNGSENKQEIESPLADDIEIIGHDEH; from the exons ATGTCGTCAACATCGACGCAACAAAAGCCAGGGGCGGGATCAAAGCTGAAATCTCGCCCGGGCAACGAGGAGAGCATGTCGCCCAGGAAAATGGGCATAATTGCGATTGTCACTGTGGTTGGCTGCATTGCCATATTGTGGCCAAAGGTGTTCCATCCCATGATGTTTGGCGGCACGCCACCTAAGCCCATCTATAAGGATCCTCAACAGCGTGCCGGACCGGGCG GCTTGCGTCAGGAGCGTCCGGCCCACCTGCATCCGGAGTCCATCTATCAGGCGATGCGTGAACGTGGACGCGCCATAccggccacgcccactgtGCCCATTGTCGAGCGGAAGACCTCACCGAGCAATCCACCGCCTCGTATCGTTGACGGACGG CCTGGACCCATCCCTGGTATGCGCCCGCCCATGGGAGCAGGTGCATTGCATCAACCTCAGCAGCGAGGCGGCAGCAGCATGGGCTTCCTCATGCCCCTCTACACCATTGGCATTGTGGTGTTCTTCGGCTATACGATTATGAAG ATTGTGTTTAAGAAGCAAGTGCCAAATGCGCCCTATGGCCCCGCTCCCTCAGATCCCAGCTTCCGTCAAGAAGTGTTTGGCCAGCAGAATCACAGCCAAGTGGAGGATTTAGGTGGCACCAAATTGG GTTGGCGCGAGCATCAGACAA GGAGTGTCGCATCAAATGGCAGGCGCAACGACAAGGAGCTCTATAATGCCACCATGTCAGCGGCCGAGTTGGCCACGAATCTCTCCACCACATTGAAGGCACATCAACAGCAATGCCATGCCGCCCAccagcagtcgcagtcgcattcgCAGGCACAGACatcggcgtcggcgtcggcgaTTCCAGCGGTTCCCAAGACATTGGCCGAAGTGGAGAAGACGCTGTTCAATAAGGAAACGGAGCAATTgatggaaattgaaaagttgCGCAAGAAGCTCGAGGACACGGAGCGTGAGATGGCAAAGTTAATTGCCGAAATGAACACCGATCAGTATGAGGCAAAG CAACACGACAACGAAAACACGAATTTGACCAATGTAGAAAACCAAAACATTTCCAATGGGCATACAATCACCGATCAGGATCAGGAAAAGGACAAGGACAAGGCAAAGGCACAGCCAAGGAAGCGTCGTGATATTAGCGCTGAGCGCGAAGTAACG GTTCTAGGCATGGAGTTAACGGCAAGTTGCGAGGGCGGCCAAAAGTGGACTGGACGCCCTCCAACGCCTGTTTATCGAGCATATAGTGAACAT TCCAATAAATTGGAAGAAAATCTACCCGAGCCGCAGTCCATTTACTTGGAAGGCGCTTTGGCCCACGACTCTCAGATTTTGGTGGCCGATTCACAAACAAAACGTGAAGAGGTCTATGACTCTGAGTTGAATGGATCAGAAGAAGAACCGGCT GTCATACTCAGCAGCAAGATGACGTTATCATTGATTAATTTGGatgcaaatcaacaaaatggTAGCGAGAACAAGCAGGAAATTGAAAGTCCCTTGGCTGatgatattgaaataattggACACGACGAACACTAA